From the Oceanicaulis alexandrii DSM 11625 genome, one window contains:
- a CDS encoding thioredoxin domain-containing protein, giving the protein MGLRLFAAFCFWLLTSSALAQAPSDEPRLVAALFRSNWCGPCKVLEPRYEAVMADYAEAPLERVRFDSSFGRRGALARRARQEGVSAVYEATAGATGFVLLIDRDTGDVLARISMAYSDADIRGALDHALQVIADREAFGL; this is encoded by the coding sequence ATGGGACTGCGCCTATTTGCAGCTTTTTGTTTCTGGCTGCTCACCTCATCTGCACTCGCTCAGGCCCCGAGCGACGAGCCGCGTCTGGTGGCGGCGCTGTTTCGCTCCAACTGGTGCGGGCCCTGCAAGGTACTGGAGCCGCGCTATGAGGCGGTGATGGCTGATTACGCGGAAGCGCCGCTGGAACGCGTGCGCTTTGACAGCTCTTTCGGTCGGCGCGGCGCACTGGCGCGGCGGGCGCGTCAGGAAGGCGTCAGCGCGGTCTACGAGGCGACAGCCGGGGCGACCGGCTTTGTCCTTTTGATCGACCGCGACACGGGGGATGTTCTGGCGCGCATCAGCATGGCGTATTCAGACGCAGACATTCGCGGCGCACTGGATCACGCCCTGCAGGTAATCGCCGACCGCGAGGCGTTCGGACTGTAA
- a CDS encoding DUF1476 domain-containing protein has protein sequence MSGFDDRENAFENKFAHDQELEFKAVARRNKLLGLWAAELMGLTGDDAEAYGKEVVKADFEEAGDEDVFRKVRGDFDARGIEQTDHQIRHKMEQLLEEAREQVLKG, from the coding sequence ATGTCAGGTTTTGATGATCGCGAAAACGCGTTCGAAAACAAATTCGCTCACGATCAGGAGCTCGAGTTCAAAGCGGTTGCGCGCCGCAACAAGCTCCTGGGTTTGTGGGCCGCCGAGCTGATGGGCCTGACCGGCGATGACGCCGAAGCCTATGGCAAGGAAGTCGTCAAAGCCGATTTCGAAGAAGCCGGTGATGAAGACGTTTTCCGCAAGGTGCGCGGCGATTTCGACGCCCGCGGCATCGAGCAGACCGATCACCAGATTCGTCACAAGATGGAGCAGCTGCTCGAAGAGGCCCGCGAACAGGTTCTCAAGGGCTAA
- the purC gene encoding phosphoribosylaminoimidazolesuccinocarboxamide synthase yields the protein MSRRKMLYEGKAKILYEGPEPGTVVAYFKDDATAFNAQKKAVLEGKGVLNNRISEYIMEHLGRMGIPTHFIKRLNMREQLLREVEIIPLEVVVRNVAAGSIAKRFGLTEGDALPRSIVEFYYKNDALEDPMVAEEHVTAFNWATTQDMDEMIAMALRVNDFMSGMFAAVGIRLVDFKLEFGRVYDQNDMPRVILADEISPDSCRLWDANTNEKLDKDRFRRDLGNVTEAYAEVARRLGIMKENGSVTEEGSPE from the coding sequence ATGTCCCGCCGCAAGATGCTGTACGAAGGCAAAGCCAAAATCCTCTACGAGGGTCCCGAGCCGGGCACCGTCGTGGCCTATTTCAAGGATGACGCCACCGCCTTCAACGCCCAGAAAAAAGCCGTGCTCGAAGGCAAGGGCGTGCTCAACAACCGGATCTCCGAATACATCATGGAGCATCTGGGCCGGATGGGCATCCCCACCCACTTCATCAAGCGCTTGAACATGCGTGAGCAATTGCTCCGCGAAGTCGAGATCATCCCGCTGGAAGTGGTGGTGCGCAATGTGGCCGCCGGCTCGATCGCCAAACGCTTCGGCCTGACCGAAGGCGATGCGCTGCCGCGCTCCATCGTCGAGTTCTATTACAAGAACGACGCGCTGGAAGATCCGATGGTCGCCGAGGAACATGTCACCGCGTTCAACTGGGCCACCACCCAGGACATGGACGAGATGATCGCCATGGCGCTGCGGGTGAACGATTTCATGTCGGGCATGTTCGCAGCCGTCGGCATCCGTCTTGTGGACTTCAAGCTCGAATTTGGCCGCGTCTACGACCAGAACGACATGCCGCGAGTGATTCTCGCCGACGAGATCAGCCCGGACAGCTGCCGTCTGTGGGACGCCAACACCAATGAGAAGCTCGACAAGGACCGGTTCCGCCGCGATCTGGGCAATGTGACCGAAGCCTATGCCGAAGTCGCCCGCCGTCTGGGCATCATGAAAGAAAACGGTTCCGTCACCGAAGAGGGGTCTCCGGAATGA
- the purS gene encoding phosphoribosylformylglycinamidine synthase subunit PurS, producing the protein MKARIHVYLKPGVLDPQGQAVSNSLNHLGFDEVTGVRQGKLIEIDLNTADAEEAQSRVSEMCDKLLANPVIENYDIELSA; encoded by the coding sequence ATGAAAGCGCGCATTCACGTCTATCTCAAACCCGGCGTTCTGGACCCGCAAGGCCAGGCTGTCTCCAACTCGCTGAACCATCTGGGGTTTGACGAAGTTACGGGCGTGCGTCAGGGCAAGCTGATCGAGATTGATCTCAACACCGCCGACGCCGAGGAAGCCCAGAGCCGCGTCTCTGAGATGTGCGACAAGCTGCTCGCCAACCCCGTCATCGAAAATTACGACATCGAGCTGAGCGCTTAG
- the purQ gene encoding phosphoribosylformylglycinamidine synthase subunit PurQ yields MKTAVIVFPGSNCDRDAATAIEAVTGHAPAMVWHEETELPEGLDFVMVPGGFSYGDYLRSGAVAARSPIVNDLKKKAEAGVPMLGVCNGFQILTEAGLLDGTLMRNASLHFVCEKAPLLVETANTRFTRGYADRKEIVIPVAHHDGNYFADEATLDRIEGEGQVVFRYANNPNGSARDIAGVTNAAGNVLGMMPHPERAVDADHGGTDGLALFESVLGKLS; encoded by the coding sequence ATGAAAACCGCCGTCATCGTCTTCCCCGGCTCGAACTGTGACCGCGACGCGGCCACGGCCATCGAAGCCGTCACCGGCCACGCGCCGGCCATGGTCTGGCATGAAGAGACCGAACTGCCTGAGGGGCTCGACTTCGTCATGGTCCCCGGCGGTTTCTCTTATGGCGACTATCTGCGCTCGGGCGCAGTGGCCGCACGCTCGCCGATCGTCAATGACCTGAAGAAGAAAGCCGAAGCGGGCGTGCCCATGCTGGGCGTGTGCAACGGCTTTCAGATCCTGACCGAGGCCGGGCTGCTGGACGGCACGCTGATGCGCAACGCGTCTTTGCACTTCGTCTGCGAGAAAGCGCCCCTGCTCGTTGAGACGGCGAACACCCGCTTCACCCGCGGCTATGCTGATCGCAAGGAGATCGTCATCCCGGTCGCCCACCATGACGGCAATTATTTCGCCGACGAGGCGACGCTCGACCGGATCGAGGGCGAAGGCCAGGTGGTCTTCCGCTACGCCAACAATCCCAACGGCTCCGCCCGCGACATCGCCGGCGTCACCAATGCGGCGGGCAATGTGCTGGGCATGATGCCCCACCCGGAACGCGCGGTGGACGCCGATCATGGCGGAACCGATGGACTGGCCCTGTTTGAAAGCGTGCTGGGGAAACTGTCATGA
- the purL gene encoding phosphoribosylformylglycinamidine synthase subunit PurL, whose translation MSEAVNPRYAEGITEEIALDHVTADEYEIILKELGRAPNLVELGIFSVMWSEHCSYKSSRLHLSKFPTSGDKVIYGPGENAGVIDIGDGQAAIFKMESHNHPSYIEPYQGAATGVGGILRDVFTMGARPVALMNALRFGDPKHPKTRQLVAGVTAGIGGYGNCVGVPTVGGETNFDKGYNGNILVNAMAVGLADADKIFTAAAREPEFPVLYVGAKTGRDGIHGATMASAEFGEGSEENRPTVQVGDPFTEKKLIEACLELMSEDAISSIQDMGAAGLTSSSVEMASSGGLGIELDLDHVPQREENMTAYEMMLSESQERMLIIIKPGREHVAERIFRKWDLDVATIGKTAPHGRLVLRHKGEVVCDLPLDPIGENAPKYDRPWFPAEARGSIDPADLHQPEHLGEVLASLMGSPDMASKRWIWRQYDRHVMADTAASSEDASDAAIVRVHGTQKALAITTDCTPRYCFADPFEGGKQAVAEAWRNLTAVGADPIAITDCLNFGNPERPEIMGQFVGCVEGMAEACKALDFPVVSGNVSLYNETDGVAIPPTPAVGAVGLIPDIAQRMGYGGLKEGQVLLLVGETRGELGASIYLREIENQEKGASPRVDLAVEKRNGDFVRQTIRAGHAKAVHDLSDGGLACAAADMAMAAGVGIKLAYTGGLPVFAWMFGEDQGRYLIAADAADAETIRANAKTANVPVEVVGLAGGRFISINGGHAVDLIRLKQAHEGFMPALMEGEPEARVAE comes from the coding sequence ATGAGCGAAGCTGTGAACCCGCGTTACGCCGAGGGAATCACCGAAGAGATCGCCCTCGATCACGTCACCGCTGACGAATACGAGATCATCCTGAAAGAGCTCGGCCGCGCGCCGAACCTTGTGGAGCTGGGCATTTTCTCGGTGATGTGGTCCGAGCACTGCTCGTACAAATCCTCGCGCCTGCACCTGTCCAAATTCCCCACGTCTGGCGACAAGGTGATCTATGGTCCGGGCGAGAACGCCGGCGTCATCGACATTGGCGACGGCCAGGCGGCCATCTTCAAGATGGAGAGCCACAACCACCCCAGCTATATCGAGCCCTATCAGGGCGCGGCCACGGGCGTGGGCGGCATTCTGCGCGATGTCTTCACCATGGGCGCCCGCCCGGTGGCGCTGATGAACGCGCTGCGCTTTGGCGATCCCAAGCACCCCAAGACCCGTCAACTGGTCGCTGGCGTCACCGCCGGCATTGGCGGCTACGGCAATTGCGTGGGCGTGCCCACGGTGGGCGGCGAGACCAATTTCGACAAGGGCTATAACGGCAACATCCTGGTGAACGCCATGGCTGTGGGCCTGGCCGATGCCGACAAGATCTTCACCGCCGCCGCCCGTGAGCCTGAATTCCCTGTGCTCTATGTGGGCGCGAAAACCGGCCGCGACGGCATTCACGGCGCCACCATGGCGTCGGCGGAATTCGGCGAAGGCTCTGAAGAGAACCGCCCGACCGTTCAGGTCGGCGACCCCTTCACCGAGAAGAAGCTGATCGAGGCCTGCCTTGAGCTGATGAGCGAAGACGCGATCAGCTCGATCCAGGACATGGGCGCGGCTGGCCTGACGTCTTCGTCTGTGGAGATGGCGTCTTCGGGCGGCCTCGGGATCGAGCTTGATCTTGATCACGTGCCCCAGCGCGAAGAGAACATGACCGCCTATGAGATGATGCTGTCAGAATCCCAGGAGCGGATGCTGATCATCATCAAGCCCGGCCGTGAACACGTCGCCGAGCGCATTTTCCGCAAATGGGATCTGGATGTGGCGACCATCGGCAAGACCGCGCCCCATGGCCGTCTTGTGCTGCGTCACAAAGGCGAGGTCGTCTGCGACCTGCCGCTCGATCCCATTGGCGAGAACGCGCCGAAATACGACCGCCCCTGGTTCCCCGCCGAGGCGCGCGGCTCCATCGACCCGGCTGACCTGCACCAGCCTGAACATCTGGGCGAAGTGCTGGCGAGCCTGATGGGCAGCCCGGACATGGCGTCCAAACGCTGGATCTGGCGTCAGTATGACCGCCACGTCATGGCCGACACCGCCGCCAGCTCCGAAGACGCATCCGACGCCGCCATCGTGCGCGTGCACGGCACGCAAAAGGCGCTGGCGATCACCACTGACTGCACCCCGCGCTATTGCTTCGCCGACCCGTTCGAAGGTGGCAAGCAGGCGGTGGCCGAAGCCTGGCGCAACCTCACCGCCGTCGGCGCTGATCCCATCGCCATCACGGACTGCCTGAACTTCGGCAATCCCGAGCGTCCTGAAATCATGGGTCAGTTCGTGGGCTGCGTGGAAGGCATGGCCGAGGCGTGCAAGGCCCTCGACTTCCCCGTCGTGTCCGGCAATGTCTCGCTCTATAACGAGACCGACGGCGTCGCCATTCCGCCGACCCCGGCGGTAGGCGCTGTGGGCCTGATTCCCGACATCGCCCAGCGCATGGGCTATGGCGGTCTGAAAGAAGGCCAGGTGCTGCTGCTGGTGGGCGAAACCCGCGGCGAGCTTGGCGCGTCGATCTATCTGCGCGAGATCGAGAACCAGGAAAAAGGCGCGTCCCCGCGCGTCGATCTGGCCGTTGAAAAGCGCAATGGCGACTTTGTCCGTCAGACGATCCGCGCCGGCCACGCCAAGGCCGTCCACGACCTGTCAGACGGCGGCCTGGCCTGCGCCGCCGCCGATATGGCGATGGCGGCGGGCGTCGGGATCAAGCTCGCCTATACGGGCGGCCTGCCGGTCTTCGCCTGGATGTTCGGTGAGGATCAGGGCCGTTATCTGATCGCCGCCGACGCCGCGGACGCCGAGACCATTCGCGCGAACGCCAAGACCGCAAACGTGCCGGTTGAAGTCGTGGGCCTCGCAGGCGGACGCTTCATCTCCATCAATGGCGGCCATGCGGTGGATCTGATCCGCCTCAAACAGGCCCATGAAGGCTTCATGCCCGCCCTGATGGAGGGCGAGCCTGAGGCGCGCGTCGCCGAGTAA
- a CDS encoding M20/M25/M40 family metallo-hydrolase, producing MLLSALLLTTALAAPAASDCAGLEPQPWADLCVISSDEMKGRLVESEGNARARAYIIDRLTEIGVQPVGDSYEQPFSFERAIDFRDENSPRETINAVNVIGVIPGRDRSRAIAVTAHYDHVGQTEEGEIFNGADDNASGVAALLAAAEHFIANPPEHDILIMAFDAEEGGLRGAREVVANPVEGAAPVVFNLNFDMLGYSPDNDIWAAGPYHTPALHPIVEAVAQDASITLAAGYDQPDGDPRNDWTLLSDQGAFHAAGIPFLYLGVEDHEHYHQTTDEFETINSEFFLGAVSVAIELAERIDADLGSVLGEAGQP from the coding sequence ATGTTGCTGTCCGCATTGCTTCTGACTACCGCTCTGGCCGCTCCCGCCGCTTCAGATTGTGCGGGGCTGGAGCCCCAGCCCTGGGCGGATCTGTGCGTCATCAGTTCAGATGAGATGAAAGGCCGGCTGGTCGAGAGCGAAGGCAATGCACGGGCGCGCGCCTATATCATCGACCGCCTGACCGAGATCGGCGTCCAGCCGGTGGGCGACAGCTATGAGCAGCCCTTCAGCTTTGAGCGCGCCATAGATTTTCGCGATGAGAATTCGCCGCGCGAAACCATCAACGCCGTGAACGTCATCGGCGTCATTCCTGGCCGTGATCGCAGCCGCGCTATCGCTGTGACCGCGCATTATGACCATGTGGGACAGACCGAAGAGGGCGAGATTTTCAACGGCGCCGACGACAACGCGTCTGGCGTGGCGGCGCTGCTGGCGGCGGCGGAGCATTTCATCGCCAATCCGCCCGAGCATGACATCCTGATCATGGCGTTCGACGCAGAGGAGGGCGGATTGCGCGGGGCCCGCGAAGTGGTCGCCAACCCGGTCGAAGGCGCAGCGCCGGTCGTCTTCAATCTCAATTTCGACATGCTGGGCTATAGCCCGGACAATGATATCTGGGCGGCGGGCCCGTATCACACGCCGGCCCTGCATCCCATCGTCGAAGCGGTGGCGCAAGACGCGTCGATAACGCTGGCGGCGGGCTATGACCAGCCTGACGGCGATCCGCGCAATGACTGGACGCTGTTGTCAGACCAGGGCGCGTTCCACGCCGCCGGCATCCCGTTTCTCTATCTCGGGGTGGAGGATCACGAGCATTACCACCAGACCACAGACGAGTTCGAGACCATCAATTCCGAGTTCTTCCTGGGGGCGGTGAGCGTGGCGATCGAGCTGGCCGAGCGCATTGATGCGGACCTTGGGTCTGTTCTGGGCGAGGCAGGCCAACCCTAG
- a CDS encoding BolA family protein: MPMNAEDIVSLIKEGVPGAEVEITDLAGDGDHYKAVVVSPAFAGLPRVRQHQMVYAALKGRMGGELHALALETRAPD, encoded by the coding sequence ATGCCCATGAATGCGGAAGACATTGTCAGTCTCATCAAGGAAGGCGTTCCCGGCGCCGAGGTCGAGATCACCGATCTCGCCGGCGATGGCGACCATTACAAGGCTGTGGTGGTTTCACCGGCTTTCGCCGGCCTGCCCCGCGTGCGGCAGCACCAGATGGTGTATGCCGCGCTGAAAGGCCGGATGGGCGGCGAACTGCATGCCCTGGCGCTGGAAACCCGTGCGCCGGACTAG
- the grxD gene encoding Grx4 family monothiol glutaredoxin, protein MSDAETQEAIKKAVTDNDVVLFMKGTPTFPQCGFSSVVARVLDHVGVEYAAVNVLEDHAVREGIKAYSDWPTIPQLYVKGEFVGGCDIIKEMFEAGELQQLMKDKGLVEA, encoded by the coding sequence ATGTCCGACGCCGAGACCCAGGAAGCGATCAAGAAAGCCGTCACAGACAATGACGTGGTCCTGTTCATGAAGGGCACTCCCACCTTCCCGCAATGCGGGTTCTCGTCGGTGGTGGCCCGCGTGCTTGATCATGTGGGCGTGGAATACGCCGCAGTGAACGTGCTGGAAGACCACGCCGTGCGCGAAGGCATCAAGGCGTATTCAGACTGGCCGACCATCCCCCAGCTTTACGTGAAGGGCGAATTTGTCGGCGGCTGCGACATCATCAAGGAGATGTTTGAAGCCGGCGAGCTGCAACAGCTGATGAAAGACAAGGGCCTGGTGGAGGCGTAA
- the rpsD gene encoding 30S ribosomal protein S4 yields MSKRHSQKYKIDRRMGENIWGRAKSPVNKRSYGPGQHGQRRAGKLSDFGLQLRAKQKLKGYYGNITEKQFKRIYTEAQRLRGNTAENLIGLLESRLDAIVYRAKFVPTVFAARQFVNHGHVRVNGKRVNIASYMVKPGDVVEVREKSRSMALVLEALGSPERDVPDYLDLDAKGMKATYTRKPDFNEVPYPVKMEPNLVVEFYSS; encoded by the coding sequence ATGTCGAAGCGTCATTCACAGAAATACAAAATTGATCGCCGCATGGGCGAAAACATCTGGGGCCGCGCCAAGTCCCCGGTGAACAAACGCTCCTACGGCCCGGGTCAACACGGCCAGCGCCGCGCCGGCAAGCTGTCTGACTTCGGTCTGCAGCTGCGCGCCAAGCAAAAGCTCAAAGGCTATTACGGCAACATCACCGAGAAGCAGTTCAAGCGCATCTACACTGAAGCGCAGCGCCTGCGCGGCAACACCGCCGAAAACCTGATCGGTCTGCTGGAAAGCCGTCTGGACGCGATCGTGTATCGCGCCAAGTTCGTGCCGACCGTCTTCGCAGCGCGCCAGTTCGTCAACCACGGCCATGTCCGTGTGAACGGCAAGCGCGTGAACATCGCTTCCTACATGGTCAAGCCGGGCGATGTGGTTGAAGTGCGCGAAAAGTCCCGCTCCATGGCGCTGGTGCTTGAAGCACTGGGCAGCCCGGAACGTGACGTGCCGGATTACCTTGATCTCGACGCCAAGGGCATGAAAGCCACCTACACCCGCAAGCCGGACTTCAACGAAGTGCCGTACCCGGTGAAGATGGAACCGAACCTGGTCGTCGAATTCTACTCCTCGTAA